A single region of the Onychomys torridus chromosome 11, mOncTor1.1, whole genome shotgun sequence genome encodes:
- the Pea15 gene encoding astrocytic phosphoprotein PEA-15, producing MAEYGTLLQDLTNNITLEDLEQLKSACKEDIPSEKSEEITTGSAWFSFLESHNKLDKDNLSYIEHIFEISRRPDLLTMVVDYRTRVLKISEEDELDTKLTRIPSAKKYKDIIRQPSEEEIIKLAPPPKKA from the exons ATGGCAGAGTACGGGACTCTCCTTCAGGACCTGACCAACAACATCACCCTCGAAGATCTGGAACAGCTCAAGTCAGCCTGCAAGGAGGACATCCCCAGTGAGAAGAGTGAGGAGATCACTACGGGCAGTGCCTGGTTTAGCTTCCTGGAGAGCCACAACAAGCTGGACAAAG ACAACCTATCCTACATTGAGCACATCTTTGAGATATCCCGCCGTCCTGATCTACTCACTATGGTGGTTGACTACAGAACCCGTGTGTTGAAGATCTCGGAGGAGGATGAGCTGGATACCAAGCTAACCCGTATCCCCAGTGCCAAGAAGTACAAAG ACATTATCCGGCAGCCCTCTGAGGAAGAAATCATCAAATTGGCTCCCCCACCAAAGAAGGCCTGA